A genomic region of Nostoc sp. UHCC 0702 contains the following coding sequences:
- a CDS encoding amino acid ABC transporter substrate-binding protein, with protein sequence MSQKNETAVLALTLLLTVGIVGGGAWWFINQNSGNKNIIATPNQNNEQNLLSITERISFGEKTLIPSDITPQKKEGIQAIANQDYTKAIANLSASLNLKRNDPEALIYLNNARIGSDKNYTIVASLPVGADPNEALEVLRGIAQAQNEVNSSGRIKGVPLKVGIANDDDNPAISKQIASSLVKNQQVLGVVGPVTSDATLAAGQIYNAEQLVAVSPTSTSVKISNFSRYVFRTVPSDFMAARRLANYMVKTLQKKNAVVFFNSQSNYSQSLKSEFVSSVSLEGGQISSEFDLSKADFSAAKSIEQATKQGAEVLMLAANTETLDKALQVVQANQKRLAVLAGDDVYAVKTLEVGREQAVNMILAVPWHVKGNSQSDFPQKSRQLWGGDVSWRTALAYDATKALMAALEQNPTRSGVQQALSSSDFTANGASGTIRFLPSGDRNSPVQLVKIVPGNRSPTGYDFEPVP encoded by the coding sequence ATGTCACAAAAGAATGAAACTGCGGTTTTAGCCTTAACCTTACTGCTGACAGTTGGAATAGTTGGCGGTGGTGCGTGGTGGTTTATTAATCAAAATTCTGGAAACAAGAATATTATCGCCACTCCCAATCAGAATAATGAGCAAAATTTATTATCAATCACTGAACGAATTAGTTTTGGGGAAAAAACTTTAATTCCCAGTGATATCACTCCCCAAAAAAAAGAGGGGATCCAGGCGATCGCCAATCAAGATTACACCAAAGCGATCGCTAATTTATCAGCTTCTTTAAACCTCAAGCGTAATGATCCAGAAGCACTAATATATCTGAATAATGCTCGCATCGGTTCTGATAAAAACTATACCATTGTTGCATCTTTACCAGTAGGTGCTGATCCCAATGAGGCTTTAGAAGTTTTACGTGGTATCGCCCAAGCTCAAAATGAAGTTAATAGTTCTGGAAGAATTAAGGGAGTACCTTTGAAGGTGGGAATAGCAAACGATGATGATAATCCAGCCATCTCTAAACAAATCGCTTCTAGCTTAGTTAAAAATCAGCAAGTATTAGGTGTTGTCGGGCCTGTCACTAGCGATGCTACCTTAGCCGCAGGCCAAATCTATAATGCTGAACAACTTGTAGCTGTTTCCCCTACTAGCACTTCCGTGAAAATTTCTAACTTTAGTCGCTACGTTTTTCGCACAGTACCCAGTGATTTTATGGCGGCTAGAAGGTTAGCTAACTACATGGTAAAAACCTTACAGAAAAAAAATGCAGTAGTTTTTTTCAATTCCCAAAGCAACTATAGTCAATCTTTAAAGTCTGAATTTGTTTCATCTGTTTCTTTGGAGGGTGGACAAATATCAAGCGAATTTGATTTGTCTAAAGCAGATTTTAGTGCGGCTAAAAGTATAGAGCAAGCCACTAAGCAAGGTGCAGAAGTATTGATGTTAGCAGCGAACACTGAGACATTAGATAAAGCACTGCAAGTAGTTCAGGCTAACCAAAAACGATTAGCTGTGTTGGCAGGCGATGATGTTTATGCAGTCAAAACTTTAGAAGTTGGTAGGGAGCAAGCTGTAAATATGATATTGGCAGTTCCCTGGCATGTCAAAGGTAATTCTCAGTCAGATTTTCCCCAGAAGTCTCGGCAGTTGTGGGGTGGTGATGTCAGCTGGCGAACCGCTCTGGCCTATGATGCTACCAAGGCTCTGATGGCTGCATTAGAACAAAATCCTACGCGTTCTGGGGTACAACAAGCGCTTTCCTCATCTGATTTTACCGCCAATGGTGCTTCTGGCACAATTCGGTTTTTACCCTCAGGCGATCGCAATTCTCCCGTCCAACTTGTGAAAATAGTTCCTGGTAATCGCTCTCCGACTGGGTACGACTTTGAACCAGTACCATAA